From the genome of Setaria viridis chromosome 1, Setaria_viridis_v4.0, whole genome shotgun sequence:
GATGTTAGTGTGCACAATTGCACATACGCACACACCTGTTATCGTTGAACCATGGAATACTTTGGCCTGCCGTCCTTCTACTCCTATGGCTTCTGCCTCCTCCTCGCTCTCCTCGCCCGTGCCCTCTTCAGCGCCCTCCACAAGCCTGGTCCGCGGATGCCTCCCGGCCCATGGCAGCTTCCGGTGATCGGCAGcctccaccacctgctgctgcgccgTGGGCTCCCACACCACACCATGCGCGAGCTCTCCCAGCGCTACGGCCCGCTCATGCTGCTGCGGATCTGCGAGcgcgcggccgtcgtcgtctcctCCGCGGAGGCTGTGCGGGAGGTCTTCAAGGGCCACGATGCCACCTTCTCGCAGCGGCCGAGCAGTCCGGGCATCGACGAGCTCTTGCGGCACGGCCAGGGGGTGATCTTCGCGCCCTACGGCGACCACTGGCGCCTGCTCCGCCGGATCCTCATGACCGAGCTCCTCAGCCCGCGCCGAGTCGAGGCGTTCCGGCGCATCcgcgaggaagaggcggcgcgCCTGGTTGCGTCGCTGGCGTTGGCGCCTCCGGCGGGCCAGCCCGTCGACGTCGACGAGCGGCTCAAGGAGTTCAACGCCGACTCGTCCGTGCGCGCCATCATGGGCGACAGGCTGCGCAACCGCGCCGCGTTCCTGAGGTTGGTCGAAGAAGGACAGGACCCTTCGTCGCTGTTCGACCTCCGAGACCTCTTCCCGTCGTCATGGCTCGTGCGGATGCTGCCAAGGAGTGGCAAGGCGGAGCGGCACCGGCAGAAGATATTCCGGCTCATGGAAGACGTCCTTCTGAACCATCgggagaggacgacgacgacgacgacgactaaCCAAGACACAGAAGGCGAGCTGGACAACATGGCCGACGTGCTGCTGAGGATCCAGAAGGAAGGCGACATGCGTGTTTCTCTTAACCATGGAGTCATCAGGGCAGTGCTCATAGTAAGCGCTCGAATCTCTCTATCTAATGAACCTTTTGTTATATGTTCTTAATTAATAACTACATCCTCAAAGCTCATTTCCaatacataacttttgttaCTTACCCTGTGTGTGCTGGCTTTTAGGATGCTGTTGGTGCAGCTCTTGACACATCCTCGACTACTCTACAATGGGCCATGGCCGAACTAGTTGCGAACCCGAGGGTGATGGAAAAAGCCCAGTTAGAGGTTCGAAAGGTCATGGCACCGCAGCAGAGAGTGACTGAGGCAGCTCTAAGCGACTTGCACTACCTCAAAGCAGTCATCAAGGAGACCTTACGATTACACCCTCCTGCTCCGTTCGTGCCAAGGGTGTGCTTGGATGATTGCATGGTACAAGGATACCATGTACCGCAGGGGACGATAGCCATCACAAACGTTTGGACAATCTCTAGGGACCCAAAATACTGGGAAGAACCTGACATGTTTAGGCCGGAAAGGTTCGAAAGTGGCCAATGTTTCGACTACAAGGGGTTTGATTTTGAGTTCACTCCATTCGGGGTTGGACGGAGAATGTGCCCCGGGATAAATTTCTCGCATGCGAATGTTGAGATTGCTCTCGCTAGCCTCCTGTACCATTTTGACTGGAAGCTGCCAGATGGAGCGAAGCCGGAGGACATGGACATGACAGAAGTTTGGGGAGTTACCGTAAGAAGAAAGGCTAAGCTACTTTTGCATCCCATTCCTTGTATTCCACTTGTAGATGAACCATGAATTCAAAAATATGTAGATTGGGTCTTACTCCAAAATATAAACTCCTGCAGATGAAAGGTTAATCAGTGTGCAGCTGCTACGTTTGTATGCAAGTATTTTAGtacataaataaatataaactCTGAGTCAACATGTATTGAACTGGCTGGCTGCTATTGATTGATACCAGAGCCCGAGCCtttgttcctttttttcatgGTCAAAGTCGATTTTGTTCTGATACAATCAGTACTATATCATTGTTGACTCGGTCAAATTTGGCAtatacactaccggaaacagtaaattcgccgagtgtaaaaattttgccgagtgctttctttcgggcactcggcaaacagcctatttgccgagtgtattcaacggggcactcagcaaacatattacactcggcaataaggtcgtttgccgagtgccataaatacgacactcggcaaaccacacatagacactcggcaaaggtccgACACTCGGTAAATAAACGGCGCGTgcgccgacactcggcaaagaggccgtTCACCGAGTGCCACCCGCCCACACTCAGCAAATCAAGAAGGTCGCCGAGTGCCACtccaagacactcggcaaacatattacttcgccgagtgcctcactctggacactcggcaaacacaagacttcgccgagtgtttcgttttgc
Proteins encoded in this window:
- the LOC117866073 gene encoding desmethyl-deoxy-podophyllotoxin synthase codes for the protein MEYFGLPSFYSYGFCLLLALLARALFSALHKPGPRMPPGPWQLPVIGSLHHLLLRRGLPHHTMRELSQRYGPLMLLRICERAAVVVSSAEAVREVFKGHDATFSQRPSSPGIDELLRHGQGVIFAPYGDHWRLLRRILMTELLSPRRVEAFRRIREEEAARLVASLALAPPAGQPVDVDERLKEFNADSSVRAIMGDRLRNRAAFLRLVEEGQDPSSLFDLRDLFPSSWLVRMLPRSGKAERHRQKIFRLMEDVLLNHRERTTTTTTTNQDTEGELDNMADVLLRIQKEGDMRVSLNHGVIRAVLIDAVGAALDTSSTTLQWAMAELVANPRVMEKAQLEVRKVMAPQQRVTEAALSDLHYLKAVIKETLRLHPPAPFVPRVCLDDCMVQGYHVPQGTIAITNVWTISRDPKYWEEPDMFRPERFESGQCFDYKGFDFEFTPFGVGRRMCPGINFSHANVEIALASLLYHFDWKLPDGAKPEDMDMTEVWGVTVRRKAKLLLHPIPCIPLVDEP